In one window of Ignavibacteriales bacterium DNA:
- the tsaE gene encoding tRNA (adenosine(37)-N6)-threonylcarbamoyltransferase complex ATPase subunit type 1 TsaE, with product MNRQLTTHSELETISAGKEFSELIRSRTVVALSGDLGAGKTRFIKGVCEGLGVTEHVASPTFTIVNEYQGRSLKIFHFDFYRINSAAELQEIGFEEYVQAGGVCLIEWANRVKEILPDQRIDMTFSLGKDENERIIIINEVKPE from the coding sequence ATGAATCGTCAATTAACAACGCACTCAGAGTTGGAGACAATTTCTGCGGGCAAAGAATTTTCCGAATTAATCCGTAGCAGAACCGTTGTGGCGCTTTCAGGCGATTTAGGTGCTGGAAAAACACGATTCATAAAAGGTGTTTGCGAAGGATTGGGAGTAACGGAACATGTGGCAAGTCCTACGTTTACGATCGTGAATGAATATCAGGGTCGGTCTTTGAAAATATTTCATTTCGATTTCTACCGAATTAATTCAGCAGCAGAACTTCAGGAAATCGGTTTTGAAGAATATGTTCAAGCAGGAGGAGTATGCCTGATTGAGTGGGCTAATAGGGTAAAAGAAATCTTACCGGATCAACGAATCGATATGACTTTCTCTTTAGGAAAAGATGAGAATGAACGGATAATCATAATAAATGAAGTGAAGCCGGAATGA
- the tsaB gene encoding tRNA (adenosine(37)-N6)-threonylcarbamoyltransferase complex dimerization subunit type 1 TsaB — translation MKLLSIETATNLCAAAVIDESAILSERSLSTPQIHSEKLVPIIDECLREANCDLSDLDGIAVSIGPGSFTGLRIGLSVAKGLSFASGKPLVAVSTLKAFAYEFYRKRKTGNAESILSLIDARRDEVYAALYDISAGGLSEVIPPAAFSLNRIFELSSTGRTVLVTGDGTEKFKKYIEKVESKDASAYIIPSPGSSGASAVGVALLGIEKLKRREYEKIDLLEPLYVKEFYTIVQQPKVQS, via the coding sequence ATGAAATTGCTAAGTATTGAGACGGCAACAAACTTGTGCGCTGCGGCAGTGATTGATGAATCGGCAATCCTTTCGGAGAGATCATTATCAACACCTCAAATCCATTCCGAGAAGTTAGTACCAATTATCGATGAATGTTTACGAGAAGCAAATTGCGATCTTTCCGATCTAGATGGAATTGCCGTATCGATTGGTCCCGGATCGTTCACCGGATTACGGATAGGATTAAGTGTTGCAAAAGGATTATCATTTGCCTCCGGGAAGCCGTTAGTGGCAGTTAGTACATTAAAAGCATTCGCTTATGAATTTTACAGAAAAAGAAAGACCGGTAACGCAGAAAGCATCTTATCTTTAATAGATGCGCGGCGTGATGAAGTTTATGCGGCATTGTATGATATATCGGCAGGAGGATTGAGCGAGGTGATTCCGCCCGCCGCGTTTTCATTGAACCGGATCTTCGAATTATCATCCACCGGAAGAACGGTATTGGTTACCGGAGACGGAACCGAGAAATTTAAAAAATATATTGAAAAAGTTGAATCAAAAGATGCATCTGCTTATATTATTCCATCCCCCGGATCGAGCGGCGCAAGTGCGGTTGGAGTTGCATTACTTGGAATAGAAAAACTCAAACGCAGGGAATATGAAAAAATTGATTTATTAGAACCACTATACGTAAAAGAGTTCTACACAATTGTTCAACAACCTAAGGTTCAATCGTAA
- a CDS encoding acetyl-CoA carboxylase carboxyltransferase subunit beta — MAWFRRSKASISTDIQRKDIPDGMWTKCDGCGEIIHKKQLEQQFYTCIKCNYHFRIGSKEYIQFLLDEGTFKELDRKMKSKDPLNFKDSKSYKERVKDSIKKTELFDAVRTGSGKIDQQDVVVGVMDFSFIGGSMGAVVGEKVARAIDKARKDKSPLIIVSSSGGARMMEAAYSLMQLAKTSAKLAQLSDDGIPFISILTDPTTGGVTASFAMLGDLNIAEPGALIGFAGPRVIRQTIGKDLPPGFQRSEFQLEHGFVDVVVHRKEMKETISKILKLIWKS; from the coding sequence ATGGCATGGTTTCGACGCTCAAAAGCAAGTATAAGCACCGACATTCAGAGGAAAGATATTCCGGATGGAATGTGGACGAAGTGCGATGGCTGCGGTGAAATAATCCACAAAAAACAACTCGAACAACAATTCTACACCTGCATAAAATGTAACTACCATTTCCGGATTGGAAGCAAAGAATATATCCAGTTTCTGCTCGATGAAGGAACATTCAAAGAGCTGGACCGGAAGATGAAATCTAAAGACCCGTTGAATTTTAAAGATTCAAAAAGTTACAAAGAACGTGTAAAAGATTCGATCAAGAAAACGGAATTGTTCGATGCTGTACGAACCGGGTCGGGGAAAATTGATCAACAAGATGTTGTTGTTGGTGTGATGGATTTCAGCTTTATCGGCGGCAGCATGGGTGCGGTTGTAGGAGAGAAGGTGGCGCGGGCTATCGATAAAGCACGCAAAGATAAATCTCCACTCATTATCGTTTCTTCGAGCGGTGGGGCGCGGATGATGGAAGCTGCTTACTCACTGATGCAGTTGGCTAAAACGAGCGCGAAGTTAGCGCAACTTTCCGATGACGGTATTCCGTTCATCTCTATATTGACAGATCCAACAACAGGTGGCGTAACCGCGAGCTTCGCCATGTTGGGAGATTTAAATATTGCCGAACCGGGCGCACTAATCGGTTTTGCCGGTCCGCGTGTTATCCGCCAAACCATCGGAAAAGATTTACCTCCCGGATTCCAGCGATCCGAGTTTCAGTTAGAACACGGATTTGTGGATGTGGTTGTCCATCGGAAAGAGATGAAGGAGACCATTTCAAAAATATTAAAGCTTATTTGGAAATCGTAA
- a CDS encoding energy transducer TonB, whose protein sequence is MKGFLRNKIFTDKTESEIQIKAQRSNYFDTEHKRIRFIAAFISISLHLMAIIGLMFYQNYQVNKIGLSEEMQFGGSGGGGGEGAEDDAIQFGPQGESGRNGKQDDMPNHQFTLLRIHVYNDLEKAIPVPVKEVPKPITSKKKKSKPVLAENMPTRWLRRGVGPGSGGGAGGGSGGGIGAGQGYSIDWGGNGSRRLLSGRLPKYPSGTDKEMPVRLEFSVLSDGTVSNVVPVMKSDELLERAAIAALQTWRFDPLPSQIEQKVQVGKITFKFVLQKE, encoded by the coding sequence TTGAAAGGTTTTTTACGCAATAAAATTTTTACCGATAAAACTGAAAGCGAGATACAAATAAAGGCGCAACGATCAAACTATTTCGATACAGAGCATAAAAGAATAAGATTTATTGCCGCGTTCATCAGCATATCTTTGCATCTGATGGCAATAATTGGTTTGATGTTTTATCAAAATTATCAGGTAAACAAAATCGGATTATCAGAAGAAATGCAGTTTGGCGGAAGCGGTGGCGGCGGTGGAGAAGGCGCTGAAGATGACGCCATCCAATTTGGACCTCAAGGCGAATCAGGCCGAAATGGAAAGCAAGATGATATGCCTAATCATCAATTTACGCTTTTGCGTATTCATGTTTACAACGATCTTGAAAAAGCAATTCCGGTTCCGGTAAAAGAAGTACCAAAGCCGATTACTTCAAAAAAGAAAAAGAGTAAACCTGTTCTTGCTGAAAATATGCCAACGCGCTGGCTTCGACGCGGAGTAGGTCCTGGTTCAGGCGGAGGTGCGGGCGGCGGAAGCGGAGGAGGTATAGGTGCAGGTCAAGGGTATTCGATCGATTGGGGTGGGAATGGTTCTCGTCGGTTATTAAGCGGAAGATTACCGAAGTACCCATCCGGCACAGATAAAGAAATGCCCGTGCGTTTGGAGTTTTCTGTTTTATCTGATGGAACGGTTTCTAATGTAGTACCGGTTATGAAAAGTGATGAGTTGTTGGAACGGGCAGCGATTGCCGCGCTTCAAACATGGCGATTCGATCCGCTTCCGTCTCAGATCGAGCAAAAAGTACAGGTTGGAAAAATAACATTTAAATTTGTATTGCAAAAGGAGTAA